One Methanohalophilus mahii DSM 5219 genomic window carries:
- a CDS encoding vWA domain-containing protein — MLSFEQPIVLALILPVIAGALYFMLKGGNKKLLISRAIVLSLLIVALASPFTLVSQVTEQENPNLVIISDETNSMQLFEEGVADELYESLATKTPTSLVRLTGDKTALGDAVAQYASSDNQVVLVTDGNNNYGKDLEEGLDFAQNVGSTVYAVTPELESNDLSIQIKGDKTAVKGNEYQFEIIVSQAEEVPVEYTFKAYADDKLIRSGTFTQSSKQRSYQIPYKFNDLGANEIKVELSRQADEAEAINNYFTKSVYVVPKPKVQYITDEPDSPLSNILYNLYDTSTTSNISDLDSKKAVVIDNMPGNRISESDVAALKQYVSNGGGVVVTGGERSYEYGDYLNSSIEDILPVTSTPTQWKGGRDIVLVLDISPSTEKHGTLSEVLGNAIYLVQKEELRGAYMGVIAFGKEGHDVSDGLKYLGNAGNREFLEKEMRQLRPSTTSETLLHEGLEVAQEWLNTETETLDLVIISDGGIEDSYEESLNIAKDLKQDNVNFYFVHIRSSAPSQQDGSGNAYAEKLVENIEGTTNNYFKLDAGQRANIIPDESVEPPLNENESTSSYQLFEFNPSHFITQNSNVKANITGYNDVTPKPGANRLVVASNGKPIVTTWRYGLGRVASITTDSGKAGGWSSQMYSGNNSQLISATVNWAVANPQPEEGAVVEAPDTWFGLPATLTLTMYDEKVPELTYRGDELELAFVGENTYEAQIFPKTVGMHYVSGYPIAVNYAIEYRDVGLNEDLPSLIAGNGGKVYSQKEARANLLTDARQNSLQSRMEPVSWKMYFILVALLLFLGEVMLRRGLEIIESRKKQE; from the coding sequence ATGCTTTCCTTTGAACAACCCATTGTCCTTGCACTTATATTACCTGTTATTGCAGGTGCTCTATACTTTATGCTTAAGGGTGGTAACAAAAAACTGCTTATTTCCAGGGCAATTGTTCTGTCCCTGTTGATAGTAGCCCTAGCCTCTCCCTTTACCTTGGTAAGCCAGGTTACAGAGCAGGAAAACCCGAATCTTGTGATTATTTCGGATGAAACCAACAGCATGCAGCTCTTCGAGGAAGGAGTGGCCGATGAACTCTACGAAAGCCTTGCCACCAAAACACCGACCAGTCTCGTCAGGCTGACCGGTGATAAGACAGCGCTGGGGGATGCTGTGGCGCAGTATGCCAGCAGTGATAATCAGGTAGTGCTGGTGACTGATGGGAACAATAACTATGGTAAGGACCTTGAAGAAGGGCTGGATTTTGCACAAAATGTAGGGTCCACTGTATATGCAGTTACACCGGAACTTGAATCAAACGATCTCAGTATTCAGATAAAAGGTGACAAGACCGCAGTCAAAGGGAATGAATACCAGTTTGAAATAATTGTTTCACAGGCAGAAGAAGTACCTGTGGAATATACATTCAAGGCCTATGCAGATGATAAATTGATACGTAGCGGCACCTTCACACAGAGCAGCAAGCAACGAAGTTATCAGATTCCTTATAAATTCAATGATCTGGGTGCAAATGAAATCAAAGTTGAACTGAGCAGACAGGCAGATGAAGCTGAGGCTATCAATAACTATTTCACTAAATCGGTATACGTGGTACCGAAACCCAAAGTACAGTACATAACTGATGAACCGGACTCACCGCTCTCCAATATCCTATACAACCTTTATGATACCTCTACTACTTCCAACATATCTGATCTTGATTCCAAAAAAGCTGTGGTAATCGATAATATGCCCGGCAACAGAATATCCGAATCTGATGTGGCAGCTTTGAAGCAATATGTATCCAATGGAGGAGGAGTTGTTGTTACTGGAGGAGAGCGTTCTTACGAATATGGGGATTACCTGAATTCTTCAATTGAGGATATATTACCGGTAACTTCCACTCCGACACAATGGAAAGGAGGCAGGGATATTGTCCTCGTACTTGATATATCTCCTAGTACTGAAAAACATGGCACACTTTCAGAAGTACTGGGTAATGCGATATACCTAGTCCAGAAGGAGGAACTAAGAGGAGCCTATATGGGAGTCATCGCTTTTGGCAAGGAAGGACATGATGTTTCTGATGGATTGAAGTATCTTGGTAATGCAGGCAACAGAGAATTTCTGGAAAAAGAAATGCGTCAATTGCGACCAAGCACCACAAGTGAAACATTGCTTCACGAGGGTCTTGAAGTTGCACAAGAATGGCTTAATACAGAAACAGAGACATTGGACCTGGTAATAATCTCTGATGGGGGTATAGAAGATTCCTATGAAGAAAGCCTAAACATAGCCAAAGACCTGAAGCAAGATAATGTGAATTTCTATTTTGTTCATATTAGGTCTTCAGCTCCTTCCCAGCAAGATGGGTCGGGTAATGCATATGCTGAAAAACTTGTTGAGAACATAGAAGGTACAACCAATAATTACTTCAAATTGGATGCAGGACAACGGGCCAATATTATTCCAGATGAATCGGTTGAACCACCATTAAATGAAAATGAATCAACTTCATCTTACCAGCTTTTCGAATTCAATCCCTCACATTTCATAACTCAGAATTCAAATGTGAAAGCAAACATAACCGGCTACAATGATGTTACTCCAAAACCCGGAGCAAACAGGCTTGTCGTTGCCTCAAATGGGAAACCTATTGTAACCACATGGAGATATGGACTTGGAAGAGTTGCTTCGATCACCACAGATAGTGGCAAGGCTGGAGGCTGGAGTTCACAGATGTATTCCGGTAACAATTCACAGTTGATATCAGCAACTGTAAATTGGGCTGTAGCCAATCCACAACCCGAAGAGGGAGCAGTTGTGGAGGCACCAGACACATGGTTCGGGTTACCTGCCACACTCACTCTTACAATGTATGATGAGAAGGTTCCGGAACTTACATACAGGGGCGATGAACTTGAACTGGCTTTTGTAGGGGAAAACACCTATGAAGCCCAGATTTTCCCGAAAACAGTCGGGATGCATTATGTGAGTGGTTATCCAATTGCTGTAAACTATGCCATTGAGTACAGGGATGTTGGGTTGAATGAAGACTTACCTTCCCTTATTGCCGGAAATGGCGGTAAGGTTTATAGCCAAAAGGAAGCCAGAGCAAACCTCCTCACAGACGCCCGGCAGAACTCTCTCCAGAGTCGTATGGAACCTGTCAGCTGGAAGATGTATTTCATTCTGGTTGCCCTGTTGCTTTTCCTGGGAGAAGTG
- a CDS encoding vWA domain-containing protein has translation MPFDNIMALAALASVIPLIIIYLLRPKPVQLSIPSLMFLMQVEKQKKRFSSIRKLLKDPLFLIQLLVLILLSTAAAAPFYTSQEDLSDEHTVIVIDASASMQAGNRLDDATRLAAGYLSKKNSVILAKSSPEIIVENTGSSQASDALASIEPSDTIADLSGAMSEGMRLLSQRGGKIVVVSDFASWEGEDPVSTKQLAQSYGIDTAFVDVGSAVGNVGIIDGWIDIEDGNYVYTCVVKNYNDFTERVDIEIENPAGSVKRSLNVGPSDTAQFRVNPLSTGVTSISIADEDNLPADNNAYVMVPTQSDTKTLFVSDEEKLPSKIALSTLASVNISTSEGIPSSTDDYKIMVIGLKNRSLTSNEVERLDSFLNNGGRVVVVASQMLESGNATDQFQNMLPVIPDNVAESQGVLGIDLEVVQSSSLTDDVKFNEIAIHKYLNATPRNDANVLVATEQGDPLLAHWSVGDGTLVYFGFNDELGKPWNNFHNLPEYPVLWAKLTAWLGGSGDISDYNLETGDVTSLAREMTVQTPTSTMTTQKVVFEEVGTYKIGGRTVAVNLYSDRESDTTRQGSEVMERVSDKKRDSPDIVRQDSYEAKNYLDNYLIILAILLAILEILIIRNRGEL, from the coding sequence ATGCCCTTTGATAACATAATGGCCCTGGCCGCTCTTGCAAGTGTGATCCCTTTAATAATAATTTATCTTCTCAGGCCCAAACCCGTCCAGCTAAGTATACCTTCCCTGATGTTTTTAATGCAGGTGGAAAAGCAGAAAAAACGTTTTTCATCGATAAGGAAACTGCTGAAGGATCCGCTATTTCTTATCCAGCTGCTTGTACTAATACTGCTTTCCACCGCTGCAGCAGCGCCTTTTTACACCTCTCAGGAGGACCTGAGCGATGAACATACTGTAATTGTCATTGACGCTTCTGCAAGTATGCAGGCAGGCAATCGGCTTGATGATGCAACACGCCTGGCTGCAGGATATCTCAGCAAGAAGAACAGTGTAATACTGGCCAAAAGCAGTCCGGAAATCATTGTTGAGAACACAGGTTCTTCGCAAGCATCCGATGCGCTTGCCAGTATCGAGCCTAGCGACACGATAGCTGACCTTTCCGGGGCAATGTCTGAAGGGATGAGACTGCTTTCTCAGAGAGGGGGTAAGATTGTGGTAGTATCCGATTTTGCCAGCTGGGAAGGAGAAGATCCGGTATCTACAAAACAACTTGCCCAGTCCTATGGAATTGATACTGCCTTTGTTGATGTAGGCTCAGCAGTGGGCAATGTGGGAATAATAGACGGCTGGATAGATATTGAAGATGGAAATTATGTGTATACCTGTGTTGTCAAGAATTATAATGACTTTACCGAAAGGGTTGATATAGAAATTGAAAACCCGGCCGGTTCGGTAAAGCGCTCTCTCAATGTGGGCCCTTCCGATACTGCCCAGTTTCGTGTGAATCCCCTGTCCACCGGAGTTACATCAATATCAATAGCAGATGAGGATAACCTTCCTGCGGACAATAATGCATATGTCATGGTTCCAACCCAATCGGATACGAAAACCCTGTTTGTTTCGGATGAAGAAAAGTTACCATCAAAGATTGCCCTTTCTACCCTGGCTTCTGTGAATATTTCTACGTCTGAAGGGATTCCTTCTTCCACCGATGATTACAAGATAATGGTCATCGGGCTGAAAAACCGCTCCCTTACATCCAACGAGGTGGAAAGGCTTGACAGTTTCCTGAACAATGGCGGCCGGGTTGTGGTTGTGGCCAGCCAGATGCTTGAAAGTGGCAATGCCACAGACCAATTCCAGAATATGCTTCCTGTTATACCCGATAATGTGGCTGAATCGCAGGGTGTTCTGGGTATCGATCTGGAAGTTGTCCAATCCTCAAGCTTGACCGATGATGTGAAATTCAACGAGATTGCCATACATAAATACCTCAATGCCACACCGCGCAATGATGCAAACGTGCTGGTTGCAACTGAGCAGGGAGATCCTTTACTTGCCCACTGGTCTGTGGGAGATGGCACACTGGTATATTTCGGCTTCAATGACGAATTGGGCAAGCCCTGGAACAATTTCCACAACCTGCCCGAATATCCAGTGCTCTGGGCAAAGCTTACAGCCTGGCTCGGTGGCAGCGGGGATATAAGTGACTATAACCTGGAGACAGGAGACGTCACATCCCTTGCCCGTGAAATGACTGTACAGACACCCACGAGTACAATGACTACACAGAAGGTAGTTTTCGAAGAAGTGGGGACTTATAAGATAGGAGGACGTACCGTGGCGGTCAACCTGTACAGTGACCGGGAATCGGACACTACCAGGCAAGGATCGGAAGTAATGGAACGTGTTTCTGACAAGAAGAGGGACAGCCCTGATATTGTCCGTCAGGATAGTTATGAAGCAAAGAACTATCTGGACAATTACCTGATTATACTGGCCATACTCCTGGCCATACTTGAGATTCTGATTATACGCAACCGGGGTGAACTCTGA
- a CDS encoding DUF58 domain-containing protein — protein MTEKRHSIDVSFLKELDRFSFMVRKRVSSVYAGSRRSIHSGKGLDTRGYREYHWGDEPRTIDWNAYARTEKLYVREFEESKSLTNHILLDASNSMEFSSDGPTKFEYGAMLAIGFAYLVTKDNDKFAISTFATDVSFSQPKRGRKYLLRAIDRLAEAETGGKTSIEECVKQYEKAIHSRSLVIIISDFLDDPKSIESAIYRLSVHELIVIQVMDKTETDLQIDGLAKLTDMESGEELQTYVSKNFQKNYQELLNEHVYRIQEACDHAGADFYQFSTEKPIFEAFLETLSNRRRW, from the coding sequence ATGACTGAAAAAAGACATAGCATTGATGTTAGTTTCCTGAAGGAACTTGACAGGTTCTCTTTTATGGTACGCAAGCGAGTATCCAGTGTGTACGCCGGTAGCCGTCGCTCAATCCACAGTGGGAAGGGACTGGATACCCGTGGATACAGGGAGTATCACTGGGGCGATGAACCAAGGACTATTGACTGGAATGCCTATGCACGTACCGAAAAACTCTATGTCAGGGAATTTGAGGAAAGTAAATCCCTTACTAACCATATCCTGCTGGATGCAAGCAACAGCATGGAATTTTCATCGGATGGGCCTACCAAATTTGAATATGGGGCGATGCTTGCTATCGGGTTTGCCTATCTTGTAACAAAAGATAATGACAAGTTTGCAATTTCCACATTTGCCACCGATGTGAGTTTCAGCCAGCCAAAACGTGGCAGGAAATACCTGCTCAGGGCTATCGACAGGCTGGCAGAAGCAGAAACCGGGGGCAAGACATCCATTGAAGAATGCGTGAAACAATACGAAAAAGCAATACATTCACGCTCGCTTGTAATAATAATTTCTGACTTTCTGGATGACCCAAAATCCATTGAATCCGCTATATACAGGCTTTCAGTCCATGAACTCATTGTGATACAGGTAATGGATAAAACTGAAACGGATCTGCAAATCGATGGTCTGGCAAAATTGACTGATATGGAAAGTGGTGAAGAATTGCAAACCTATGTCAGCAAGAATTTCCAAAAGAATTATCAGGAATTGCTCAATGAGCATGTCTACAGGATACAGGAAGCCTGTGACCATGCAGGAGCGGACTTTTACCAGTTTTCAACCGAGAAACCAATCTTTGAGGCTTTCCTTGAAACACTGAGCAACAGGAGGCGATGGTAA
- a CDS encoding AAA family ATPase: MDKSSQSGEADIYRNTSDIFTNLFNEISKVIVGQKETVEQIIVSILCNGHTLVESNPGLGKTLTISTIAKVMDLTFSRIQCTPDLMPADITGTHIIEESGGHKEFKFEAGPVFANIVLADEINRASPKTQSALLEAMQEKQVTVGNDTFILDKPFFLLATQNPIEMEGTFPLPEAQLDRFLLKVLLDYPSFDEEKEIVRRYTMVDIPEVNRVLKKSSVLELQRLTREVPIAEDIKAYAIRVVMTTRNWKEHLEYGASPRASIGLVLAAKARALIHGRNYVSKEDVDTMAYPILRHRIMLTFESERRGITPDKVVGEIIKRTE; encoded by the coding sequence ATGGACAAAAGTTCTCAATCAGGTGAAGCGGATATCTACCGTAATACCAGTGATATTTTTACCAATCTTTTCAATGAGATTTCAAAGGTAATTGTGGGACAGAAGGAAACAGTGGAGCAGATTATTGTTTCTATCCTGTGTAATGGGCATACACTTGTGGAAAGCAATCCGGGTCTGGGAAAAACCCTTACAATATCCACCATTGCAAAGGTCATGGACCTGACATTCAGTAGAATCCAGTGTACTCCGGACCTGATGCCTGCGGATATCACAGGCACTCATATTATAGAGGAAAGCGGCGGGCACAAGGAATTTAAATTCGAAGCAGGACCTGTTTTTGCCAACATCGTGCTTGCAGACGAAATAAACAGGGCATCCCCTAAAACCCAGTCTGCCCTGCTTGAAGCAATGCAGGAAAAACAGGTGACTGTAGGAAATGATACATTTATCCTGGACAAACCCTTCTTCCTTCTGGCAACCCAGAATCCTATAGAGATGGAAGGTACATTCCCTCTGCCCGAGGCCCAGTTGGACAGGTTCTTGCTCAAGGTCCTGCTTGATTATCCCTCTTTTGATGAGGAAAAAGAAATCGTGCGACGTTACACCATGGTGGATATACCTGAAGTAAACAGGGTTCTCAAGAAAAGTTCGGTGCTGGAACTGCAACGCCTGACCCGGGAAGTACCTATTGCCGAGGACATAAAGGCCTATGCCATCAGGGTAGTTATGACAACACGTAACTGGAAAGAACATCTGGAATACGGTGCTTCCCCACGAGCCTCTATTGGATTGGTACTTGCAGCCAAGGCCCGCGCACTTATTCACGGGCGTAATTATGTAAGCAAGGAAGATGTGGATACAATGGCTTATCCAATTCTGCGGCATCGCATAATGCTGACGTTCGAATCTGAGCGCAGGGGAATCACTCCGGATAAGGTTGTTGGTGAAATTATCAAAAGAACTGAATGA
- a CDS encoding DUF7502 family protein, with amino-acid sequence MTGAEDLEQFINRQERAVRKYQRLFKLAEFVILTLAIYTVLLLINMENVFGLVRALELYAGKSYDIASLTISFSTIALLLISIGISLTVTLLLYRREKSTSVILLAEEKYPALKERLRTAYDNRNLNNVIVKDLIHSVLEGTKEIHSSAFLDRKKLKVTLILLIFTTSALGIVIYSDFRTDITPEGMKEIIDNIPGIPGNGDTPEDYFPSDGEGNEDGRENITGEPVVVVVEGEEVDLSIPPGSESGFTPTGEEDGNQPEFKPSSSYEVGQMTAPAYREELPKGYESIIKSYFEELTR; translated from the coding sequence ATGACCGGGGCAGAGGATCTAGAACAATTCATCAATCGGCAGGAAAGGGCTGTTCGCAAATACCAGCGGTTGTTCAAACTGGCAGAATTTGTCATCCTGACCCTTGCCATTTATACTGTCCTGCTTTTAATAAATATGGAAAATGTCTTTGGACTTGTAAGAGCTCTGGAATTATATGCCGGGAAAAGTTATGATATTGCTTCACTGACAATTTCATTTTCAACTATTGCCCTTCTTCTTATTTCCATTGGAATTTCCCTGACAGTAACTCTGCTGCTCTATAGAAGAGAAAAGAGCACTTCAGTTATCTTACTGGCAGAAGAGAAATATCCGGCCCTGAAAGAAAGGCTCAGGACAGCCTATGATAACCGTAATCTGAACAATGTTATAGTTAAGGATTTGATTCATTCAGTACTGGAAGGTACAAAGGAAATCCATTCATCTGCTTTTCTTGACAGGAAGAAACTCAAGGTTACACTTATCCTTTTAATTTTCACTACCTCAGCCCTTGGCATAGTTATATATTCGGATTTTCGCACAGACATAACTCCCGAAGGAATGAAAGAAATAATCGACAACATCCCCGGGATTCCCGGTAATGGTGATACGCCTGAAGACTATTTCCCTTCTGATGGAGAAGGAAACGAGGATGGAAGAGAGAATATTACAGGTGAACCGGTGGTAGTCGTGGTGGAAGGCGAAGAGGTGGACCTGAGTATACCGCCGGGATCAGAATCCGGTTTTACACCTACCGGTGAAGAAGATGGAAACCAGCCGGAATTTAAACCTTCTTCATCATATGAAGTCGGACAGATGACAGCTCCGGCTTATCGTGAAGAATTACCAAAGGGGTATGAATCAATCATAAAATCATATTTTGAAGAATTAACCAGATAA
- the pheA gene encoding prephenate dehydratase, protein MKIGILGPESSYSEKAANIWKAHLETNPDISYLKDISEVFEVLQENSIDYGVVPIENSIEGSVGVTLDLLLEHEFSIIGEVVVHIHHCLLSRGRKEDIRIILSHPQALAQCRHFIRKNYTDVEIRTTGSTSHAAKLATEFSEMAAIASRKASESFGLDILAEDIQDWKPDLTRFVVIARKQDPRIQTCTHDCKTSIIVYLNRDHPGALYEMLGELATRGINLTRIESRPSKMSLGDYVFYIDMNGSINDPNVKEALDNLKQNVYMLKNLGSYQSYMEE, encoded by the coding sequence ATGAAAATCGGCATATTGGGGCCTGAAAGTTCATATTCAGAAAAAGCTGCAAATATATGGAAAGCACACCTTGAAACAAATCCGGATATTTCATATCTGAAGGATATTTCAGAAGTATTTGAAGTCCTTCAGGAAAATTCCATAGACTATGGTGTTGTACCAATAGAAAATTCTATAGAGGGTTCTGTCGGTGTTACCCTTGACCTGCTGCTGGAGCATGAATTTTCAATCATTGGGGAAGTTGTGGTTCATATCCATCACTGTCTGCTTTCAAGGGGGAGGAAAGAGGATATAAGAATAATTCTTTCCCATCCCCAGGCACTGGCACAATGTCGCCATTTCATCCGGAAGAATTACACGGATGTGGAAATCAGGACTACAGGAAGTACTTCGCATGCCGCCAAACTGGCAACGGAGTTTTCGGAAATGGCTGCTATTGCATCCAGAAAGGCGTCTGAAAGTTTTGGGCTTGACATTCTTGCAGAAGATATACAGGATTGGAAACCTGATCTCACCCGGTTTGTAGTAATTGCCAGAAAGCAAGATCCAAGAATTCAAACCTGTACACATGACTGCAAAACCTCAATTATCGTTTATCTTAATAGGGACCACCCGGGTGCCCTTTATGAGATGCTGGGGGAACTTGCTACAAGAGGCATCAACCTGACAAGGATTGAATCACGTCCTTCCAAAATGTCCTTGGGAGACTATGTATTCTATATCGATATGAATGGCAGTATCAATGATCCCAACGTAAAAGAAGCGCTTGACAACCTGAAGCAGAACGTTTATATGTTAAAGAATCTGGGTTCCTACCAAAGTTATATGGAAGAGTGA
- a CDS encoding sulfatase-like hydrolase/transferase: MLCITINLAGCATFIEAGNTNTPDGVVVLVVDGLGNGYINPELDIKAIDDSVLKKPCLSNLPEIYNQAAIFDSVYVPELKGNSGHNVIITGNRDADDTMVGYDNASIYDVVRKHGYLTIGIFERGDSEEVVAENDIVLHDTTNSINEPVMQVEISGNKDMNVLPLLKKEFESHASQALSRVESTPSGTIQRYYTYNKLAIDAAMDSISILENEDRDTKYFMTVNIAALETAGIYRGYEGYSQCIENLDSMIVPLYKKCQENNLALVITSDHGMAFPDAEARGGAKSDKYASANEVRNVPLIILSPNIKQQRIQETIGQEDVAPILLSTLGIPERPSFCEGKEKNLKESAAIKVMSPSITSMKLSSSGEEVCSGSNDSVYYITGLEKNKQYTLETVIDSSGKTYKETLSIENERVIEIKEKDENQDSTTSPENNMHLVGGILIGVINLTGLTMIFRIMRN, from the coding sequence TTGTTATGCATAACAATAAACCTGGCCGGATGTGCAACATTTATTGAAGCAGGAAATACAAATACTCCTGATGGTGTAGTGGTACTGGTAGTTGATGGTCTTGGCAATGGTTACATTAATCCTGAGCTGGATATAAAAGCAATCGATGATTCCGTTCTCAAAAAACCCTGTTTGTCAAATCTTCCAGAAATATATAATCAGGCTGCGATTTTTGATTCTGTTTATGTCCCTGAGCTGAAAGGTAACAGCGGACACAATGTTATCATAACAGGTAACAGGGATGCAGATGACACAATGGTGGGTTATGATAATGCCAGTATTTATGATGTTGTCAGGAAACATGGATACCTGACAATTGGGATATTTGAGAGAGGTGACTCCGAAGAAGTAGTTGCAGAAAATGACATTGTTCTCCATGACACAACCAATTCCATAAATGAACCTGTAATGCAGGTTGAGATATCCGGGAATAAGGATATGAATGTCCTGCCACTTCTTAAAAAAGAGTTTGAATCACATGCATCCCAAGCACTCTCCAGAGTGGAAAGTACGCCTTCCGGGACAATCCAGAGATATTATACATACAATAAATTGGCTATTGATGCAGCAATGGACTCTATCAGTATCCTTGAAAATGAAGATAGGGATACAAAATACTTCATGACCGTCAATATTGCCGCGCTTGAAACTGCAGGAATCTACAGGGGTTATGAAGGTTATAGTCAGTGTATCGAAAACCTTGATTCTATGATAGTGCCTCTTTATAAAAAATGCCAGGAAAACAATCTGGCACTGGTTATCACTTCCGACCATGGTATGGCATTTCCTGATGCTGAAGCAAGAGGTGGGGCAAAATCAGACAAATATGCCTCTGCAAATGAGGTTCGCAATGTGCCATTGATAATTTTGTCCCCCAACATTAAACAACAACGAATTCAGGAAACTATTGGCCAGGAAGATGTAGCACCAATTCTGTTGAGTACACTTGGCATTCCAGAAAGGCCTTCCTTTTGTGAGGGAAAGGAAAAAAACCTGAAAGAATCTGCAGCGATAAAGGTCATGTCACCTAGCATTACCAGTATGAAACTTAGCAGCAGTGGCGAAGAAGTTTGTTCTGGAAGCAATGATTCCGTGTACTACATAACCGGTCTGGAGAAAAATAAACAATACACTCTGGAAACAGTGATTGATAGCAGTGGTAAGACATACAAAGAGACGCTATCCATTGAAAACGAGAGGGTAATTGAAATAAAGGAAAAAGATGAAAATCAGGACTCTACTACTTCCCCGGAAAACAACATGCACCTTGTGGGAGGAATTTTGATAGGAGTTATTAATCTCACAGGCCTGACAATGATTTTCAGGATAATGCGCAATTGA
- the mtaA gene encoding methylcobamide:CoM methyltransferase MtaA → MSELTQKTRLTNALKGESVDKAPVASVTQTATVELMEMTGASWPEAHSDASKMAKLALASHTEAGLEAVRYPFCLTVLAEAMGCEVNMGTQNRQPSITEHPYTKGTDDLKMPDNLAKLGRIPAVVETTGIVRDSVGEDVPIIAGMEGPVTLASDLASVKKFMKWSIKKPDDFNTILDFATDACIEYANILLDSGVDMICVADPVASPDLMNPATFNDTLKPCLAKFAEAVDCVKILHVCGNVTPILDMMGDCKFEGLSIEEKVKDVKEAKKTVEGRATLVGNVSSPFTILSGTPDKVKEEVKKALDDGISVVAPGCGIAPNSPLENVKALVEGRDEYFS, encoded by the coding sequence ATGTCAGAATTGACTCAAAAAACCAGATTAACGAATGCTTTAAAGGGCGAGTCTGTAGACAAAGCCCCGGTTGCCTCTGTTACACAGACTGCAACAGTAGAGCTCATGGAAATGACCGGTGCATCCTGGCCCGAGGCTCATTCAGATGCTTCCAAAATGGCAAAACTGGCATTGGCATCCCATACTGAAGCCGGGCTGGAAGCTGTAAGATATCCATTTTGCCTAACGGTCCTGGCTGAAGCCATGGGTTGTGAAGTGAACATGGGTACCCAAAACAGGCAACCCTCAATAACAGAACATCCCTACACAAAAGGAACTGACGATCTCAAAATGCCTGATAACCTGGCTAAACTGGGCAGGATTCCGGCAGTAGTTGAAACAACAGGTATCGTGAGAGATAGTGTAGGTGAAGATGTGCCGATCATAGCAGGAATGGAAGGACCGGTTACCCTGGCCTCAGATCTGGCCAGTGTCAAAAAATTCATGAAATGGTCTATCAAGAAGCCTGATGACTTTAACACCATCCTTGATTTTGCCACTGATGCATGTATCGAATATGCCAATATCCTTCTGGATAGTGGAGTAGACATGATATGTGTGGCAGACCCGGTCGCATCTCCTGACCTTATGAATCCGGCCACATTCAATGACACCCTTAAACCCTGTCTTGCAAAATTTGCAGAAGCTGTTGATTGTGTAAAAATACTGCATGTATGTGGCAATGTAACACCAATCCTGGATATGATGGGAGATTGTAAATTTGAAGGTTTGAGCATTGAGGAAAAGGTAAAGGATGTAAAGGAAGCCAAAAAGACAGTTGAAGGACGTGCTACACTTGTTGGTAATGTTTCCAGTCCTTTCACAATTCTCAGTGGAACTCCTGATAAGGTAAAAGAGGAAGTGAAAAAGGCTCTGGATGATGGAATTTCTGTAGTTGCCCCTGGTTGTGGTATTGCTCCAAATTCCCCTCTTGAGAATGTAAAGGCACTGGTTGAAGGAAGAGATGAATACTTTTCCTGA